From the genome of Nicotiana sylvestris chromosome 2, ASM39365v2, whole genome shotgun sequence, one region includes:
- the LOC104226471 gene encoding uncharacterized protein: MKQREGKSVADGKEMKKTSPPPPPPLPAWRFICSRKLLFKPMAAPSLTKQEIAKYWKQKRKTEEDHFLDAIKAAARIRARNFSEEDYKQFVDSLKQDDEDKENEMATENISKIDDNIKEKRVGIKDWWTKSKYAYLNQPAVKSMERQGSTYIPQLYCYKAPPPPVTSTFGIF, from the exons ATGAAGCAAAGGGAAGGTAAAAGTGTAGCTGATGGAAAAGAGATGAAGAAGACGTCTCCACCACCACCGCCGCCACTACCAGCATGGAGGTTCATTTGTAGCAGGAAACTGCTATTTAAGCCGATGGCAGCACCAAGCCTGACCAAACAGGAGATTGCTAAGTATTGGAAGCAGAAGCGCAAAACTGAAGAAGATCATTTCCTTGATGCTATTAAGGCTGCAGCCCGTATCAGGGCACGCAATTTCTCG GAGGAGGACTACAAACAGTTTGTGGATTCCTTAAAGCAGGATGATGAAGACAAGGAGAATGAAATGGCAACTGAGAACATCTCCAAAATTGATGACAACATAAAGGAGAAGAGAGTCGGTATAAAAGACTG GTGGACAAAGAGCAAGTATGCATATCTAAACCAACCTGCTGTGAAGTCCATGGAACGCCAAGGTTCCACTTATATTCCACAACTATATTGCTACAAGGCTCCTCCTCCACCAGTTACAAGCACTTTCGGCATATTCTAA